In Archangium violaceum, the following are encoded in one genomic region:
- a CDS encoding sensor histidine kinase: protein MLQAHLPEFLDDLIKGLLQLEDGGAGRQRTGPGEDRLEQVIQEYGLLQSVLLEFLHREARPSPEGIQLILDSVNKGIREAAVGLQHARTQTEKLKSGERERLISAFKAATAATAIVHGPQFIYEFANDEYLRLFLGTREYLGLPLRRVLPELEGTGIFEQLDESFRTGRRVEQSEVPLHFRTADGTMKLGYYTYTFTPHFDESGRVQGLLLMGINVTDYVLARQAIQRSQEQLQLITDRLPAFVSYIDREGRYRFVNRTYETWYGIKGSEMLGKKRRDFTTEETADLAEPYERRALSGEPVRYENVLRKPSGEYTIQDVEFVPDRDSETGEIRGAIIVAHDITEQKKSRQALEDAIRARDEFLSIASHELKTPLTSIQLQTQMMKRSIEQGRPDAFDPPRVTRLVVQTDKSVQRLTRLVDDILDISRISTGKLTFTPETFDLCELAREVVERMAVQASGARITCESQDQVEGAWDRFRIDQVLTNLVTNAIRYGQGSPVKVTVHCSGPYAELRVRDQGPGITPENQERIFLRFERATSASTVSGLGLGLYISREIIERHGGSIRVESEPGKGATFIVKLPLRVAPP, encoded by the coding sequence GTGCTCCAAGCCCACCTTCCCGAGTTCCTGGACGACCTCATCAAGGGGTTGCTCCAGTTGGAGGATGGGGGTGCTGGACGGCAGAGGACCGGGCCCGGTGAGGACAGACTCGAGCAGGTCATCCAGGAGTACGGGCTGCTGCAATCGGTGCTGCTCGAGTTCCTCCATCGGGAAGCGCGCCCGTCCCCGGAAGGCATCCAGCTCATCCTCGACTCCGTCAATAAAGGAATCCGCGAAGCCGCGGTCGGGCTTCAACACGCGAGAACCCAGACCGAGAAGTTGAAGTCCGGCGAACGTGAACGGCTCATCTCCGCGTTCAAGGCCGCGACGGCCGCGACCGCCATCGTCCACGGCCCCCAGTTCATCTACGAGTTCGCCAATGACGAATACCTGAGGCTCTTCCTGGGCACACGCGAGTACCTGGGCCTGCCTCTTCGCCGCGTGTTGCCGGAGCTCGAGGGCACCGGCATCTTCGAGCAGCTCGATGAGTCCTTCCGGACGGGAAGACGGGTCGAGCAGAGCGAGGTCCCCCTCCACTTCCGCACCGCCGACGGGACCATGAAGCTCGGTTACTACACCTACACGTTCACGCCTCATTTCGATGAGTCCGGCCGTGTCCAGGGGCTGCTCCTCATGGGGATCAACGTGACCGACTACGTGCTCGCGCGTCAGGCGATCCAGCGAAGCCAGGAGCAGTTGCAACTCATCACCGATCGCCTGCCCGCCTTCGTCAGCTATATCGATCGGGAGGGCCGCTATCGGTTCGTCAACCGGACCTACGAGACCTGGTACGGAATCAAGGGCTCCGAGATGCTGGGCAAGAAGCGCCGCGACTTCACGACCGAGGAGACCGCGGATCTCGCGGAGCCCTATGAGAGGCGCGCGCTCTCCGGCGAGCCGGTGCGCTACGAGAACGTGCTGCGCAAGCCCTCGGGTGAGTACACCATCCAGGATGTCGAGTTCGTCCCCGACCGGGATTCCGAGACCGGGGAGATTCGCGGCGCCATCATCGTCGCCCACGACATCACCGAGCAGAAGAAGAGCAGGCAGGCGCTCGAGGATGCGATCCGCGCTCGCGACGAGTTCCTGTCGATCGCCTCGCATGAGCTCAAGACCCCGCTCACCTCCATCCAGCTCCAGACCCAGATGATGAAGCGAAGCATCGAGCAGGGCCGCCCGGACGCGTTCGATCCCCCCCGGGTGACCCGGCTCGTGGTGCAGACCGACAAGAGCGTCCAGCGGCTGACCCGGCTGGTGGACGACATACTGGACATCTCCCGCATCTCCACCGGGAAGCTCACCTTCACACCGGAGACGTTCGACCTGTGTGAGCTGGCCCGGGAAGTCGTGGAGCGCATGGCCGTTCAAGCGAGCGGCGCACGCATCACCTGCGAGAGCCAGGACCAGGTCGAGGGCGCCTGGGACCGCTTCCGGATCGACCAGGTGCTCACCAACCTCGTCACCAACGCCATCCGGTACGGTCAGGGCTCACCCGTCAAGGTCACCGTCCATTGCTCGGGCCCTTACGCCGAGCTGAGGGTGCGAGACCAGGGACCGGGCATCACGCCCGAGAACCAGGAGCGGATCTTCCTGCGATTCGAGCGCGCGACGTCCGCGAGCACCGTCAGCGGCCTGGGTCTCGGGCTCTACATCTCCCGGGAGATCATCGAGCGCCATGGAGGGTCCATCCGGGTCGAGAGCGAGCCCGGCAAGGGCGCGACCTTCATCGTGAAGCTTCCCCTGAGGGTGGCGCCCCCCTGA
- a CDS encoding serine hydrolase, which produces MMKNFVLATALSLSASWSTASKPCLEARPSLPREMKESIDQLVERRMQHGHIPGLSLVVLREGRPVYVRGYGSANLESGEPMTACTRVSVGSTTKAMTALALMQLVEQGKVELDAPVTRYLPWFQTADGRGSGILVKQLLSHTSGMPAKSLLEGTTDDGALERRVRSFSQLSLAFAPGQGWMYSNTGYAAAGLIVQTVSGMPYEQYLASHVFQPLGMKHTSFGPPPEETGHLAQGYVWTRGDTRPAPMLLAREQHPAGSSTYSSARDVSYYLAALLAKGRGVHGRVITPESLHQMWQPAAATSADAAYGFGWELGSMYGRQVVYHDGSVVGGGSMFMLFPDDGLAVATLANLNGAHQQELAKAVAALLLGAEPPPAPPLVYRAPSTFVPDTSVWQKYVGDYILPIYGTMRLYVESGRLLADWTYTTPTQVLELEAYGDNDFVIRNELGINEGLNISFQGTPDGQVLLLMNGQPFGRRL; this is translated from the coding sequence ATGATGAAGAACTTCGTCCTCGCCACCGCGCTCTCGTTGAGCGCGAGCTGGAGCACCGCGTCCAAACCCTGCCTGGAGGCACGGCCCTCCCTGCCTCGGGAAATGAAGGAGAGCATCGACCAGCTCGTCGAAAGACGGATGCAGCATGGCCACATCCCCGGGCTCTCGCTGGTGGTCCTGCGTGAAGGCAGGCCCGTCTACGTCCGGGGTTACGGGAGCGCCAACCTGGAGTCGGGCGAGCCGATGACCGCGTGCACGCGCGTCTCGGTGGGGTCCACCACCAAGGCCATGACGGCGCTGGCCCTCATGCAACTGGTGGAGCAGGGGAAGGTGGAGCTGGATGCGCCGGTGACGCGCTACCTGCCCTGGTTCCAGACAGCGGATGGACGGGGCAGCGGCATCCTCGTGAAACAACTCCTCTCACATACCTCGGGCATGCCCGCCAAATCCCTCCTGGAGGGCACCACGGATGATGGCGCCCTGGAGCGCCGGGTGCGCTCCTTTTCCCAGTTGAGCCTCGCCTTCGCGCCGGGCCAGGGATGGATGTATTCCAACACGGGCTACGCCGCCGCTGGACTCATCGTCCAGACGGTGTCGGGTATGCCTTATGAGCAATACCTGGCGAGCCACGTCTTCCAGCCCCTGGGGATGAAACACACCTCTTTCGGCCCTCCGCCGGAGGAAACGGGCCACCTGGCCCAGGGCTACGTGTGGACGCGAGGGGACACCCGCCCCGCGCCCATGCTGCTCGCACGCGAGCAGCACCCGGCCGGCTCCTCGACCTACTCCTCGGCCCGTGACGTGAGCTACTACCTGGCCGCGTTGCTCGCGAAAGGACGGGGCGTCCATGGCCGCGTCATCACCCCGGAGTCCCTCCACCAGATGTGGCAACCCGCCGCGGCCACCTCCGCGGATGCCGCCTATGGGTTTGGCTGGGAGCTGGGGTCGATGTACGGGCGGCAGGTCGTCTACCACGACGGGAGCGTGGTCGGCGGCGGCTCCATGTTCATGTTGTTCCCCGACGATGGCCTGGCGGTGGCGACGCTCGCCAACCTGAATGGCGCCCACCAGCAGGAGCTGGCCAAGGCCGTTGCCGCGCTGCTGTTGGGAGCCGAGCCTCCCCCGGCCCCGCCCCTGGTCTACCGGGCTCCCAGTACCTTCGTGCCGGACACCTCGGTGTGGCAGAAGTACGTGGGCGACTACATCCTCCCCATCTATGGAACGATGAGGCTCTACGTGGAGTCAGGCCGGCTGCTGGCGGACTGGACCTACACGACGCCCACCCAGGTCCTGGAGCTCGAGGCCTACGGTGACAATGATTTCGTCATCCGCAATGAGCTCGGCATCAACGAGGGGTTGAACATCAGTTTCCAGGGCACCCCGGACGGCCAGGTCCTCCTGTTGATGAATGGCCAGCCATTTGGACGCCGCTTGTAA
- a CDS encoding dihydroxyacetone kinase family protein — MKKLVNGPRAVVGEMLEGLVSLSPGQALLEGESVVVRADTPAEVHQREVAIISGGGSGHEPAHAGYVGVGMLHAAVAGDVFTSPSPDAVLAAIRAVSGPAGALLVVKNYTGDRLNFGLAAELARAEGIPTEIVVVADDVSLRDTVEPSRRRGIAGTILVHKVAGAASASGAPLAEVARQAAATAAELGSMGVGLGPCTVPAAGRPGFSLGAEEIELGLGIHGEQGVRRVPLQPADALVDTLLETILEDRRIGSGDRVALLVNGLGGTPPMELAIVTRRALAVLRERGVLVERAWSGSFLTALEMPGCSLTLLKVDDERLRWLDAATAAPAWPGNGRLAPARQRRPVPPAPAPVTATAEQPGMARFKEAVLAVADALDAAESVLTELDSAAGDGDLGISLARGAAALRALPESSWANPLRALMAMGEALRRSVGGSSGPFYATALLRAARHLTDATPDPKAWAGAFLAGVEAVAELGGARPGDRTMLDALQPAADAFARALEAGQSLANAWEACVLAAERGVEATARMKPRLGRASYLGERVLGVPDAGAAAVVVWLKPLFRYVAQ, encoded by the coding sequence ATGAAGAAGCTCGTCAATGGTCCCCGCGCAGTCGTGGGGGAGATGCTCGAGGGGTTGGTCTCGCTCTCTCCAGGGCAGGCCCTGCTGGAGGGTGAATCCGTGGTGGTCCGCGCCGACACCCCCGCCGAGGTCCATCAACGCGAGGTCGCCATCATCTCCGGAGGTGGCAGCGGACATGAACCCGCCCATGCGGGCTACGTGGGCGTCGGCATGCTGCACGCGGCGGTCGCTGGCGACGTGTTCACCTCGCCCAGCCCCGATGCGGTCCTGGCGGCGATCCGCGCGGTCTCGGGTCCGGCGGGCGCACTGCTGGTGGTGAAGAACTATACCGGTGACCGGCTGAACTTCGGCCTCGCCGCCGAGTTGGCGCGCGCGGAAGGCATTCCGACGGAGATCGTCGTCGTCGCCGACGATGTCTCCCTGCGCGACACCGTCGAGCCCTCGCGCCGACGGGGCATCGCGGGGACCATCCTGGTGCACAAGGTGGCCGGTGCCGCTTCCGCCTCCGGCGCGCCGCTCGCGGAGGTCGCGCGTCAAGCCGCCGCGACCGCCGCCGAGCTCGGCTCCATGGGGGTTGGACTCGGCCCCTGTACCGTGCCCGCGGCGGGCCGGCCCGGCTTCTCGCTCGGCGCGGAGGAGATCGAGCTCGGTCTGGGCATCCATGGTGAGCAGGGCGTGCGGCGCGTGCCGCTGCAGCCGGCCGATGCGCTGGTGGATACCCTGCTGGAGACCATCCTGGAGGACCGGCGCATCGGTTCCGGCGACCGCGTGGCCTTGTTGGTCAATGGTCTGGGTGGCACGCCGCCCATGGAGCTGGCGATCGTGACCCGCCGCGCCCTGGCCGTGTTGCGTGAACGGGGAGTCCTCGTGGAGCGGGCCTGGAGTGGCTCGTTCCTGACGGCGCTGGAGATGCCGGGCTGCTCGCTGACCCTGTTGAAGGTGGACGACGAGCGGCTGCGCTGGCTCGACGCGGCCACCGCCGCACCGGCCTGGCCGGGCAATGGAAGGCTCGCTCCGGCACGTCAGCGCCGGCCCGTGCCTCCCGCGCCGGCCCCCGTGACGGCCACCGCGGAGCAGCCCGGAATGGCCCGGTTCAAGGAGGCGGTCCTGGCGGTCGCCGACGCGCTCGATGCGGCCGAGTCGGTCTTGACCGAGCTCGACAGCGCGGCGGGCGATGGCGACCTCGGCATCAGCCTGGCGCGCGGCGCGGCGGCCCTGCGCGCCCTGCCCGAGTCCTCCTGGGCGAATCCCTTGCGGGCGTTGATGGCGATGGGCGAGGCCCTGCGCCGCAGCGTGGGCGGTAGCTCGGGGCCGTTCTACGCCACCGCGTTGTTGCGCGCCGCCCGCCATCTGACGGACGCGACGCCGGACCCGAAGGCGTGGGCCGGGGCCTTCCTGGCGGGTGTCGAGGCCGTGGCGGAGCTCGGCGGCGCCCGTCCTGGAGACCGCACGATGCTCGACGCCCTGCAGCCGGCGGCGGACGCCTTCGCTCGAGCGCTGGAGGCCGGGCAGTCGCTGGCCAATGCCTGGGAAGCCTGTGTCCTGGCGGCGGAGCGCGGCGTGGAGGCCACCGCGCGGATGAAGCCGCGCCTGGGACGCGCCAGCTATCTGGGCGAGCGCGTCCTCGGTGTTCCCGACGCCGGGGCGGCGGCCGTCGTCGTCTGGTTGAAGCCACTCTTCCGCTACGTGGCCCAGTAG